A part of Trichocoleus sp. FACHB-46 genomic DNA contains:
- a CDS encoding cytochrome P450, whose translation MKLPDGPKGPKLFLTLQGVLWPLEFLEDCARRYGDPFTSRFASFPPFVVFSNPQAIQEIFTADPKLFDSGRSNTVFRPSLGDNSLILLDGDRHARQRRLLTPPFHGDRMRAYGQLICDAAEKVISDYSIGETVVARTAMQEISLRVILRAVFGLDEGPRLEQLRQLLSALLEGFNSPLKSLIVFVPALQQDLGAWSPWGQFLRRRQKIDQLIYAEIEQRRAEPDAAREDILSLMMAARDEAGQPMTDVELRDELMTLLIAGHETTASSLSWALYWVHAMPEVHDRLLQELETVGPEADPSAIARLPYLNAVCQETLRLYPVVLFTFLRIAKAPVKIMGHEFEPGTYLSPCIYLTHHRPDLYPEPNQFRPERFLERQFSPYEYLPFGGGNRRCIGMAFAQYEMKLVLATLLSRWQFSLVDHRPVRPLRRGATFTPQGGIPLVLQSDRPLNSLTVV comes from the coding sequence ATGAAACTTCCTGATGGTCCTAAAGGTCCGAAGCTATTTCTGACGCTGCAAGGTGTGTTGTGGCCATTGGAGTTTTTAGAAGATTGTGCACGGCGCTATGGTGATCCGTTCACTTCCCGCTTCGCTAGCTTTCCGCCGTTTGTAGTTTTCAGCAACCCCCAAGCCATCCAAGAGATCTTTACCGCCGACCCCAAGCTATTTGACTCTGGTCGCTCTAATACCGTATTTCGTCCCTCACTAGGGGACAACTCGCTTATTTTGCTAGACGGCGATCGCCACGCTCGACAACGGCGCTTACTCACGCCTCCGTTTCATGGCGATCGCATGCGGGCTTACGGTCAGTTGATCTGTGATGCGGCAGAAAAAGTGATCAGTGACTACTCCATTGGTGAAACAGTGGTAGCTCGGACGGCAATGCAAGAAATTTCCTTACGGGTGATTTTACGAGCGGTGTTTGGTTTGGATGAAGGGCCAAGACTGGAGCAACTGCGGCAACTTTTGAGTGCTTTACTCGAAGGCTTTAACTCTCCGCTCAAATCTCTCATTGTGTTTGTGCCAGCCCTACAGCAAGACTTAGGGGCTTGGAGTCCTTGGGGTCAATTTCTTCGCCGTCGGCAAAAGATTGATCAACTCATCTATGCCGAAATTGAGCAACGCCGAGCTGAACCAGATGCAGCCAGAGAAGACATCCTCAGTTTGATGATGGCTGCACGAGATGAAGCAGGCCAACCGATGACAGATGTGGAACTGCGAGATGAGTTGATGACTTTGCTGATTGCGGGGCATGAAACTACCGCTTCGTCACTGTCTTGGGCACTTTACTGGGTGCATGCTATGCCTGAAGTGCACGATCGCCTCTTACAAGAACTAGAAACGGTAGGGCCAGAAGCAGATCCCAGCGCGATCGCTCGTCTACCTTACCTAAATGCAGTTTGCCAAGAAACGCTACGACTTTACCCGGTGGTGCTGTTCACGTTTCTCCGCATAGCCAAGGCTCCAGTCAAAATTATGGGGCACGAGTTTGAGCCAGGAACTTACCTCTCACCCTGCATTTATTTGACTCATCACCGTCCAGATCTCTACCCAGAACCCAATCAGTTCCGCCCAGAACGCTTTTTAGAACGGCAGTTTTCGCCCTACGAGTATTTACCCTTCGGTGGTGGCAATCGTCGCTGCATTGGGATGGCGTTCGCTCAATACGAAATGAAGCTGGTTCTAGCTACTTTGCTCTCCCGCTGGCAATTCAGCCTGGTTGATCACCGCCCCGTTCGTCCCCTTCGTCGTGGAGCTACTTTCACGCCTCAAGGTGGTATCCCTCTGGTACTTCAAAGCGATCGCCCATTAAACAGTTTGACAGTAGTTTGA
- a CDS encoding DUF429 domain-containing protein, translated as MMKFLGIDLGWRSQPTGLCCLEWREDKLHLLNLERLEAIADVLLWVDYSAPAEASAVIAVDAPTLIPNATGMRLPDRLTHKHFGRYHAGCYPANLGLPFAERTVAFGLSLEARGFAHAPVLAAQQSGRYQIEVFPHPAMIHLFGLPQILKYKKGKLSDRRLELLKLRQHILQDLTQLEPSLFVPDATLVPEIPTKGTEMKAVEDQLDALICAYVAAHWWYWGLERNLVLGDRETGYIVIPTLLPKGSTQAHMDC; from the coding sequence ATGATGAAGTTTTTGGGAATTGATTTGGGGTGGCGATCGCAACCTACCGGACTTTGCTGTCTCGAATGGCGAGAGGACAAATTACATTTGTTGAATTTGGAGCGGTTAGAAGCGATCGCTGATGTTTTGCTTTGGGTAGACTATTCAGCTCCAGCTGAAGCGTCGGCAGTGATCGCGGTAGATGCGCCAACCTTAATTCCCAACGCAACGGGGATGCGATTGCCCGATCGCCTCACTCACAAGCATTTCGGGCGGTATCATGCAGGCTGCTACCCTGCCAACTTAGGTTTGCCGTTCGCTGAACGGACTGTAGCTTTTGGTCTAAGTTTGGAAGCGCGAGGGTTTGCTCATGCGCCAGTATTAGCAGCGCAACAATCAGGACGCTACCAAATTGAGGTGTTTCCCCATCCAGCGATGATTCATCTGTTTGGGTTGCCGCAGATTTTGAAATATAAAAAAGGCAAGCTGAGCGATCGCCGATTGGAACTGTTGAAGCTACGTCAACATATTCTGCAAGACTTGACGCAGTTGGAGCCAAGCTTGTTTGTTCCAGACGCAACCTTAGTTCCGGAAATCCCCACCAAAGGGACAGAGATGAAAGCCGTTGAAGATCAACTGGATGCTTTAATCTGTGCCTATGTCGCTGCTCACTGGTGGTACTGGGGATTAGAGCGCAACTTGGTTTTAGGCGATCGCGAGACAGGCTACATTGTCATCCCTACGCTTCTGCCCAAAGGATCAACCCAGGCTCATATGGACTGCTGA
- a CDS encoding metal ABC transporter ATP-binding protein: protein MNSDQPHFDFEQQYHPELSPAEGNWSSPILQIEHLMVYQGQHPAVQDVSFELQPGTDTAVVGPNGAGKSTLIQAILGLLPRKQGTIQIFGRPLSRLGNLRHQIGYVPQNFVFDRSFPISVHELVGLGWVDLQTPASPTATPIETWLRSLQTLAIRGDRHQRRQSAIAQALQRVDAYHLRHRPIGTLSTGQLKRVLLAYCLVMPRKLLVLDEAFAGVDAQGEADFYALLHQLKQEQQWTVLQVSHDLDMVSRHCDRVLCVNQRLICHGQPEIALSPQNLLAAYGPAFSRYQHNH, encoded by the coding sequence ATGAATTCCGATCAACCTCATTTCGACTTTGAGCAACAGTATCACCCAGAGCTTTCTCCTGCTGAAGGGAACTGGAGCAGCCCCATCTTGCAGATTGAGCACTTGATGGTATATCAGGGACAACACCCAGCGGTGCAAGATGTCTCCTTTGAGTTGCAACCTGGAACAGATACGGCTGTAGTAGGGCCGAATGGGGCAGGGAAGAGTACTTTAATTCAAGCCATTTTGGGCCTGTTACCCCGTAAGCAAGGCACGATCCAAATTTTTGGTCGTCCGTTATCTCGCTTAGGAAATTTACGGCATCAAATTGGCTATGTGCCTCAAAACTTTGTATTCGATCGCAGTTTTCCAATCTCGGTGCATGAGTTAGTCGGGTTAGGCTGGGTAGATCTGCAAACGCCAGCTTCTCCAACTGCAACACCCATAGAAACTTGGTTGCGGAGCCTGCAAACTTTAGCGATCAGAGGCGATCGCCATCAAAGACGACAAAGCGCGATCGCTCAAGCGTTACAACGAGTGGATGCGTATCACCTACGCCATCGGCCTATTGGCACCCTAAGCACTGGACAACTGAAGCGAGTGTTGCTGGCCTACTGCCTCGTGATGCCTCGCAAACTTTTAGTCTTAGATGAAGCTTTTGCTGGCGTAGATGCTCAAGGAGAGGCAGACTTCTATGCCTTGTTACACCAACTCAAGCAAGAACAACAGTGGACTGTGTTGCAAGTGTCTCACGATCTAGATATGGTTAGTCGCCATTGCGATCGCGTGTTGTGTGTGAATCAAAGACTCATTTGTCATGGACAGCCAGAGATCGCCTTATCTCCACAAAATCTCCTGGCTGCCTATGGACCCGCTTTCAGTCGATACCAGCATAATCATTAG
- a CDS encoding metal ABC transporter substrate-binding protein, translated as MHITMRSLLQTLSLLPWLVLMGCSQTTSGSPSAELSQGKGQSDRVQVMTTFLPMYLFTKAVTGDAADVKVLIPPGTEVHEYQSKPGDVQAIAQADVLVENGLGLESFLRDTIKSAQNSKLVVVDASQGIQPIGAAATEEHGHAEAEPGESHSADTAAHAHAEGNPHVWLDPVLVKQQITNIRDQLIKVDPPNQPAYTANAAAYLQQLDTLHGEFQRTLQKYPNCTFVTFHNAYPYLAQRYQLQQVAVVELPEDNLSPREVQNAIATVKQYKVKALFGEPGTDNKLLQSLAQDLNLTLQPLDSLEAGSLDPQYYFTAMKKNLQTLEAACQ; from the coding sequence TTGCATATCACCATGCGATCGCTTTTACAAACTCTGTCCCTGCTGCCTTGGTTGGTTCTCATGGGCTGTAGTCAAACTACCTCAGGCTCTCCTAGCGCTGAGCTATCCCAAGGTAAAGGGCAGTCTGATCGGGTGCAGGTGATGACCACCTTTTTGCCCATGTACTTGTTTACCAAGGCAGTGACAGGGGATGCGGCAGATGTGAAAGTCTTGATTCCGCCGGGGACTGAAGTACATGAATACCAGTCGAAACCGGGGGATGTGCAGGCGATCGCGCAGGCAGATGTGCTGGTCGAGAATGGCTTAGGGCTGGAATCTTTCTTACGAGATACCATCAAAAGTGCTCAGAATTCTAAGCTAGTAGTGGTTGACGCGAGCCAGGGGATTCAACCCATTGGTGCAGCGGCTACAGAGGAGCACGGACACGCAGAGGCAGAGCCTGGAGAGTCACACTCAGCAGACACAGCCGCCCATGCTCATGCAGAAGGTAATCCGCATGTTTGGCTCGATCCAGTTTTGGTAAAGCAGCAAATTACAAATATTCGCGATCAGTTAATTAAGGTCGATCCACCCAATCAACCTGCTTACACAGCCAATGCTGCGGCCTATCTCCAGCAACTTGATACGCTTCATGGGGAGTTTCAGCGAACTTTGCAAAAGTATCCCAACTGCACTTTTGTAACCTTTCATAATGCTTATCCCTACTTGGCACAGCGGTATCAGTTGCAGCAAGTCGCGGTGGTGGAGTTACCCGAAGATAACCTTTCGCCCAGGGAAGTGCAAAATGCGATCGCGACGGTGAAGCAGTACAAAGTAAAAGCATTATTTGGTGAACCGGGAACTGATAACAAGCTGCTGCAAAGCTTGGCCCAAGACTTAAATCTCACTTTGCAGCCCCTCGATTCCCTAGAAGCTGGCTCCTTAGACCCACAGTATTACTTCACCGCAATGAAGAAGAATCTCCAAACTCTCGAAGCTGCATGTCAGTAG
- a CDS encoding FHA domain-containing protein gives MMSVRMEAQSYHLLIVEDNQGQREVILDSPIYSIGTNVKCDIHLHTQFAARCRATLVQLPHKHGTVYYRIVDGNLKGKPSANGLLINGRSLQAHDLQNQDEIVFGAGVSARYYTGILQPPHEDKPPNSEAHSPRKPNPLTPSTGAEAIPDSGWSQIP, from the coding sequence ATGATGAGTGTACGTATGGAAGCACAGTCTTATCATTTGCTGATTGTTGAAGACAATCAAGGGCAACGTGAGGTGATACTTGATAGCCCAATCTACTCAATTGGTACGAATGTGAAGTGTGATATTCACTTGCATACCCAGTTTGCTGCACGCTGCCGTGCCACCCTCGTGCAGTTACCTCACAAACACGGCACAGTTTACTATCGCATCGTAGACGGCAACCTCAAGGGCAAACCTAGTGCGAACGGACTCCTTATTAATGGGCGATCGCTTCAAGCTCATGACTTGCAAAATCAGGATGAGATTGTTTTTGGTGCTGGCGTGAGTGCCCGGTACTATACAGGCATATTGCAACCGCCTCATGAAGATAAACCGCCAAATTCTGAAGCCCACTCTCCTCGTAAGCCAAATCCCCTTACACCTAGCACTGGGGCAGAAGCAATCCCTGATTCAGGCTGGAGTCAGATTCCTTAG
- the glgP gene encoding alpha-glucan family phosphorylase, with translation MRPIRTFNVSPSLPPRLEPLRKLAYNLHWDWNFETKDLFHRLDRDLWESSRHNPVLMLGTISQERLREVAEDEGFLAHMERAARQLDGYLTERTWYRKQKAKDQQACYAYFSAEFGLTDSLPIYSGGLGVLAGDHLKSASDLGLPLVAVGLLYQEGYFAQYLNADGWQQERYPINDFYNMPLEPERHPDGSEIRISVEYPGRTVYARVWRVQVGTVPLYLLDTNIEPNSPYDHDITDELYGGDIDMRIHQEMMLGIGGVRMLEALGLKPTVYHMNEGHSAFLALERIRKMIQEDGLTFTEASQVAQSTQVFTTHTPVAAGIDLFPPDKIMHYLGHYAGTFGFPREEFLALGRENTGDFSSPFSMAILAIKMATFINGVSQLHGEVSRHMFQSLWSNFPLNEVPITAITNGVHARSCVAKSTQELYDRYLGPNWSDAAPDHPLWERVESIPDEELWRNHERCRSALVVFVRDRLQKNVRDRGGSLSELAQAQEVLDPTVLTIGFARRFATYKRASLFLRNLERIKEILQGGSRHRAVQFVIAGKAHPRDIPGKELIRQIVHFIRAEGLSRYVVFIPDYDIHVARLMVAGCDVWLNTPRRPREASGTSGMKAAMNGLPNLSILDGWWDEADYVKTGWPIGHGEDYEDPNYQDEVEANALYDLLEQQIVPLFYDRDAEGLPRGWIAKMKHAIHLNCPRFNTARMVRDYAMQAYFPASDRYQAMVNNQYAAAKELSHWKAHLFEHWYDMKIQDIDISQPADIQVNETISVKARLKLGALTPADVQVELYQGSVNAEGEIADGVSVEMEYQGQDPNQHSIYTIDISYTSSGLQGLSLRVLPKNEYLSSPYEPGLILWAEA, from the coding sequence ATGCGGCCAATTCGTACTTTCAACGTCTCTCCCTCCTTGCCCCCCCGCTTGGAACCCCTCCGGAAGTTGGCCTACAACCTCCATTGGGATTGGAACTTTGAAACGAAAGATTTATTCCACCGCTTAGACCGAGACCTCTGGGAATCGAGCCGTCACAACCCCGTGCTCATGTTGGGCACCATTAGCCAAGAGCGCTTGCGAGAAGTAGCCGAAGACGAAGGTTTTCTGGCTCACATGGAGCGGGCCGCGCGGCAACTTGATGGCTACTTGACAGAGCGGACTTGGTATCGCAAGCAAAAAGCCAAAGATCAACAAGCCTGCTACGCTTACTTCTCAGCAGAGTTTGGCCTTACCGATAGCCTACCCATTTATTCAGGCGGTTTGGGTGTTCTCGCAGGCGATCACCTCAAATCCGCGAGTGATCTGGGTTTGCCACTGGTTGCCGTGGGGCTGCTTTATCAAGAAGGCTACTTTGCCCAATACCTCAATGCAGATGGCTGGCAACAAGAGCGCTATCCCATCAACGACTTTTACAACATGCCGCTGGAGCCAGAACGGCATCCAGATGGTTCAGAGATCCGAATTTCTGTAGAATATCCGGGTCGGACGGTCTATGCCAGAGTTTGGCGTGTGCAGGTAGGTACCGTGCCGTTGTATCTGCTCGACACCAACATTGAACCCAACAGCCCCTACGACCATGACATCACCGACGAGTTGTATGGTGGTGACATTGATATGCGGATTCACCAGGAAATGATGCTGGGAATTGGTGGCGTCCGCATGCTAGAAGCCTTGGGGCTGAAGCCGACCGTTTATCACATGAACGAGGGACACTCAGCGTTTCTAGCTCTAGAGCGGATTCGCAAGATGATCCAAGAAGATGGCTTGACCTTCACCGAAGCGAGCCAGGTGGCTCAGTCTACCCAGGTGTTTACGACACACACGCCGGTTGCCGCAGGAATTGACCTATTTCCCCCAGACAAAATCATGCATTACCTGGGGCACTACGCTGGAACTTTTGGCTTCCCTAGAGAAGAATTTTTAGCGCTTGGTCGGGAGAATACAGGCGATTTCTCCTCACCCTTTAGCATGGCGATTTTGGCCATTAAGATGGCGACCTTTATCAATGGCGTCAGTCAATTGCATGGGGAAGTTTCTCGCCACATGTTCCAAAGCTTGTGGTCCAATTTCCCGTTAAATGAAGTGCCCATTACCGCCATTACCAATGGGGTGCATGCCCGTAGTTGTGTCGCCAAGTCAACTCAGGAGCTGTACGATCGCTACCTTGGACCTAATTGGTCGGATGCAGCACCGGATCATCCGTTGTGGGAACGGGTGGAATCGATTCCTGATGAAGAACTTTGGCGCAATCATGAACGCTGCCGCTCGGCACTGGTGGTGTTTGTGCGCGATCGCCTGCAAAAGAATGTGCGCGATCGCGGTGGCTCCCTGAGCGAGTTGGCGCAGGCCCAAGAGGTGCTTGATCCGACTGTCTTAACCATTGGCTTTGCGCGTCGCTTTGCCACCTACAAGCGTGCCAGTTTATTCCTGCGTAATCTGGAGCGAATCAAAGAAATCCTGCAAGGTGGCTCCAGGCATCGAGCCGTACAATTTGTGATTGCAGGTAAAGCTCATCCCAGAGATATTCCGGGCAAAGAACTGATTCGGCAAATTGTCCACTTTATTCGTGCAGAAGGCTTGAGCCGCTATGTCGTGTTCATCCCAGACTACGACATCCATGTAGCGCGGTTGATGGTGGCTGGTTGTGATGTGTGGCTGAATACTCCCCGCCGACCCCGCGAAGCTTCTGGCACTAGCGGCATGAAAGCAGCAATGAATGGCTTGCCTAACTTAAGCATCCTTGATGGTTGGTGGGATGAAGCTGACTACGTGAAAACAGGTTGGCCGATTGGGCATGGGGAAGACTACGAAGACCCCAACTACCAAGATGAGGTAGAGGCCAATGCGCTGTACGACCTGCTAGAGCAACAAATTGTGCCACTATTTTACGATCGCGATGCCGAGGGATTGCCGCGTGGTTGGATTGCCAAGATGAAACATGCGATCCACCTCAACTGTCCTCGGTTTAACACGGCTCGAATGGTGCGAGATTATGCCATGCAGGCTTACTTCCCCGCTAGCGATCGCTATCAGGCGATGGTCAACAACCAGTACGCGGCTGCCAAGGAGTTATCCCATTGGAAAGCGCATCTGTTTGAGCATTGGTACGACATGAAGATTCAGGATATTGATATCTCTCAACCTGCGGATATTCAAGTCAACGAAACCATTAGTGTTAAAGCCCGCCTCAAGCTAGGAGCTTTAACTCCTGCTGATGTGCAGGTAGAACTGTATCAAGGTTCAGTCAATGCCGAAGGTGAGATTGCCGATGGTGTGTCCGTGGAGATGGAATATCAAGGTCAAGACCCAAACCAGCATAGTATCTACACAATCGACATTAGTTACACCAGTAGCGGTCTCCAAGGGCTATCCTTGCGCGTGTTACCCAAAAATGAGTACCTCAGCAGTCCATATGAGCCTGGGTTGATCCTTTGGGCAGAAGCGTAG
- a CDS encoding mechanosensitive ion channel family protein, translating to MAGAIALSVLPLSLLPASAQPATAQPVTTQPTTTPLTQTLSPNVQKLDSLLTQLGTQGNSAEVATSEVRLDGRTLFSIALPVVGQKPGQPIPIKRREQDIETILQRIANSRFDPNKLQVTSAIDEQSGLPVIYVNDQWLMTVTTLDAQFQGRDPERWANRLTAIIRNALIQAQQERQPQFLLRQALIADGIGFAVIISSYGLSRLQRRFRAKQIRLQAQIPTQSEVLPEAVSAADPTSSEGEQIETVAAVQHQFATRQQRNVYDIKHRLVDATQVGLWGGSTYIILGLFPYSRWLQPLLFSAPLQVLGVGLLTYVVIRTSEVLIDQFFDAIAEGELLAPEASQRLALRVSTFSRVLKSVATIVFTFAGGLVALSVVGVDLVPLLAGAGIIGLAISFASQSIIKDMINGFLILLEDQYAVGDVITVGEVSGFVENMNLRITQLRNNEGRLITIPNSAIAVVQNLSKDWSRVDIAIDVAYGTDPDRALEVIGEVGQEMYHDRDWRGKLPEPPEVLGIDELDHTGILIRVWIKTEPLQQWKVAREFRRRLKYALDEAKIELGSPQQALWFRSSHDLADPAFIATDGQPQQQLQSTGSGRNRSY from the coding sequence ATGGCGGGAGCGATCGCGCTGAGTGTGTTGCCGCTCTCTCTATTACCTGCCAGCGCTCAGCCTGCTACTGCTCAGCCTGTTACCACTCAACCTACGACTACTCCACTTACCCAAACCCTCAGTCCCAATGTCCAAAAGCTGGATAGTCTCCTCACTCAGCTAGGGACTCAGGGTAACAGTGCTGAGGTGGCGACAAGTGAGGTGCGCTTAGATGGCAGAACTCTCTTCTCGATTGCACTACCTGTTGTAGGTCAGAAGCCAGGACAACCTATTCCGATCAAGCGACGTGAGCAAGACATCGAAACGATTCTGCAACGGATCGCCAATAGTCGGTTTGATCCAAATAAGTTACAAGTCACCAGCGCGATCGACGAACAGAGCGGTTTGCCTGTCATCTATGTCAACGATCAATGGTTGATGACGGTCACCACTTTAGATGCTCAGTTCCAAGGCCGTGACCCAGAACGCTGGGCCAATCGACTGACTGCCATTATTCGCAATGCCCTGATTCAGGCACAGCAAGAACGGCAACCCCAATTTCTCCTGCGGCAAGCTCTCATCGCTGATGGCATTGGGTTTGCGGTAATTATCAGCAGCTACGGGCTAAGTCGTCTGCAACGCCGCTTCAGAGCGAAGCAAATTCGGTTGCAAGCGCAAATTCCCACCCAATCAGAGGTGTTGCCAGAGGCAGTGAGTGCGGCTGATCCCACCTCATCGGAAGGCGAGCAGATCGAAACAGTTGCCGCAGTTCAGCACCAATTTGCGACTCGCCAACAACGCAATGTCTATGACATTAAGCACCGACTGGTAGATGCAACTCAAGTCGGTTTGTGGGGTGGCAGTACCTATATTATTTTGGGCTTATTTCCTTATAGCCGCTGGTTGCAACCGTTGCTATTCTCGGCTCCCCTGCAAGTCCTGGGGGTTGGGCTACTGACCTACGTCGTGATCCGCACGAGTGAAGTCTTGATCGATCAGTTTTTTGATGCGATCGCCGAGGGTGAATTACTGGCTCCCGAAGCCTCACAGCGTTTAGCTTTACGAGTTTCCACTTTCTCCCGCGTGCTCAAGAGCGTTGCCACCATTGTTTTTACGTTTGCGGGTGGGCTGGTTGCGCTCTCAGTGGTTGGGGTTGATTTGGTCCCCCTCTTGGCTGGAGCAGGGATCATCGGTTTAGCTATCTCCTTTGCTTCCCAAAGCATTATTAAAGACATGATCAACGGCTTCTTGATTTTGCTAGAAGATCAGTACGCCGTAGGGGACGTGATTACCGTCGGGGAAGTCTCAGGCTTTGTAGAGAACATGAATCTGCGGATCACTCAGTTACGCAACAACGAGGGCCGCTTGATTACCATCCCCAACAGTGCGATCGCCGTTGTGCAGAACCTCTCGAAGGATTGGTCGCGGGTAGATATTGCCATTGATGTCGCTTACGGGACTGACCCCGATCGCGCCCTAGAGGTGATTGGCGAAGTGGGTCAGGAAATGTATCACGATCGCGACTGGCGAGGAAAGCTGCCTGAACCGCCTGAAGTGTTAGGCATTGATGAGCTAGACCATACCGGGATTTTGATTCGAGTTTGGATTAAAACCGAACCGCTGCAACAGTGGAAGGTCGCTAGAGAGTTTCGCCGTCGCCTTAAATACGCCCTGGACGAAGCCAAGATTGAACTCGGTTCGCCACAGCAAGCCCTGTGGTTTAGAAGCTCCCATGACTTAGCTGATCCAGCTTTTATTGCCACCGATGGCCAACCCCAACAGCAATTGCAATCTACCGGATCAGGTCGCAATCGGTCCTATTAA
- a CDS encoding glutathione S-transferase: MNEYRRCYTQSEVPPYRCYMLTVHHLNVSQSERVVWLLEELELPYELKVYQRDPSTQFAPEELRSIHPIGSAPVLCDGEVVLAESGAILEYVLARYGDGRLIVPVTAPQYPDYLYWFHYANASLMNQMSLHWIATMAAGADSGSPLLRMLQERRDRHLQWVETRLSQVPYFAGDEFTAADIMMHFPFGTMKAFYNVGLDNRPNIQAWLARISQRAAYQRAIKVAGHEQDPALEWSETREVF; this comes from the coding sequence GTGAATGAATATCGACGTTGCTATACTCAAAGCGAAGTACCGCCATATCGATGCTACATGCTCACCGTTCACCATCTCAACGTCTCTCAGTCTGAGCGGGTTGTCTGGCTGCTCGAAGAACTAGAGTTACCGTACGAGCTAAAAGTATACCAACGCGATCCATCTACTCAATTTGCGCCAGAAGAACTGCGATCGATTCATCCGATCGGTAGTGCGCCTGTGCTTTGTGATGGTGAAGTCGTGCTGGCTGAGTCTGGAGCCATCCTTGAGTATGTATTGGCTCGCTACGGAGACGGACGGCTCATAGTACCTGTCACAGCACCTCAATACCCCGATTATCTGTACTGGTTCCACTATGCCAACGCCAGTCTCATGAATCAGATGAGCCTGCACTGGATCGCGACAATGGCTGCGGGTGCAGATAGTGGCTCTCCACTGTTACGCATGCTCCAGGAACGGCGCGATCGCCACCTACAATGGGTTGAAACTCGCCTATCACAAGTACCCTACTTTGCGGGTGACGAATTTACCGCCGCCGACATCATGATGCACTTCCCCTTCGGCACCATGAAAGCCTTTTATAACGTAGGCCTTGACAATCGCCCCAACATTCAAGCGTGGCTTGCGAGAATCAGTCAGCGTGCTGCCTACCAACGAGCCATAAAGGTAGCTGGACACGAGCAAGACCCAGCGCTTGAGTGGAGCGAAACACGAGAGGTATTTTAG